In Channa argus isolate prfri chromosome 23, Channa argus male v1.0, whole genome shotgun sequence, the following are encoded in one genomic region:
- the adamts1 gene encoding A disintegrin and metalloproteinase with thrombospondin motifs 1: protein MMRFLHFSICLIFCVGAAHSAWEESTVVPVRIDTTSRSDSKTEPWRTLSAEEKEKEAEMRVYRLDVFGKELLLQLEPDQTFLAPGFVFHVVGSPEPEPEPTPVLKSGADPGCFFSGTVNGKEHSAAALNLCHGLRGAFYFQGEEYFIQPLNSSDFLGSESDVHTIRRRDRAALAEEGSSKCGVNEDEERVPTNLDKEAEPGATNTAETVHHRTRRFVSTPRYLEIMLVADQSMAEFHGAGLKPYLLTIMAVASRLYRHPSIHNSISLALVKLLVVYEEERGPQVSSNAAMTLRNFCQWQKQHNPPSDRHPEHYDTAVLFTRTDLCGAHSCDTLGMADVGTVCDPERSCSIIEDDGLQAAFTVAHELGHVFNMPHDDAQLCSGVNGAHWGSHMMASTLSNLDQQQPWSPCSALMVTTFLDNGHGQCLLDKPVKPQLLPQSLPGTVYDADHQCRLTFGEDSQHCPDLSTTCAALWCTVTTSNGLLVCQTKNFPWADGTSCGADSYCLAGRCLTKSEAAKHQTPVNGGWGVWGLWGDCSRTCGGGVQYSFRSCDNPLPKNGGKYCEGKRIQYRSCNTAACPDTNGLSFREEQCLAHNDMSAQVSLGSGEGVEWVPKYAGVSPKDRCKLVCRAKGTGYFFVLKPKVADGTPCSPDSTSVCVQGQCVKAGCDRVIGSNRRFDKCGVCGGDGSTCKKVTGALDRARPGYQDVVTIPAGATHLDVKQRSPGSGHQDNSYLAVRRQDGTYLLNGDYKLMTLETDIALKGALLRYSGSSATLERLRSFAPLQEPLTIQVLSVGEAPRPRVKYSYFAPRPNNAASVPNNNGGRWQSINAIREVGGAEWTLREWGPCSQTCGGGTQQREVVCLDPHGHPSRDCPEELRPLASRSCASQLCPSWLLGEWSVCSKTCGRGYRKRQLRCIGRDGRTLTHDSCEPKDRPRPLLELCNQAAC, encoded by the exons ATGATGCGGTTTTTACACTTttccatttgtttaattttctgcGTCGGCGCGGCGCACAGCGCCTGGGAGGAGAGCACCGTGGTGCCGGTAAGAATAGACACGACATCCAGGTCAGACAGCAAAACCGAACCGTGGCGGACCCTCTCTgcagaggaaaaggagaaggaaGCGGAGATGAGGGTATACCGGCTGGACGTATTTGGCAAGGAGCTTCTCCTACAGCTGGAGCCCGACCAGACCTTCTTGGCGCCGGGTTTTGTCTTCCACGTTGTAGGTAGTCCCGAACCCGAACCCGAACCCACACCGGTACTCAAGAGCGGAGCCGATCCGGGTTGTTTCTTCTCGGGCACTGTGAATGGAAAGGAACACTCCGCTGCTGCTCTCAACCTCTGCCACGGACTCAGGGGTGCATTCTACTTTCAGGGTGAAGAGTACTTTATCCAGCCTCTTAATTCCAGTGACTTCCTCGGTAGTGAGAGTGACGTCCACACGATCCGCAGGAGAGATCGGGCAGCTTTGGCTGAGGAGGGGAGCTCCAAGTGCGGGGTTAACGAGGACGAAGAGAGGGTGCCAACAAATCTGGACAAAGAAGCCGAACCCGGAGCCACTAACACAGCTGAGACAG TCCACCACAGGACCAGACGTTTTGTTTCTACCCCTCGTTACCTGGAGATCATGCTTGTGGCTGACCAGTCCATGGCTGAGTTCCATGGTGCTGGGCTCAAACCCTACCTCTTGACTATCATGGCAGTGGCATCTCGCCTCTACCGCCACCCCAGCATCCACAACTCCATCAGCCTGGCACTGGTGAAGCTGCTGGTGGTGTACGAGGAGGAGCGAGGCCCTCAAGTGTCATCTAATGCAGCCATGACCCTGCGCAACTTCTGTCAGTGGCAAAAGCAGCACAACCCACCCAGCGACCGTCACCCCGAGCACTATGACACTGCTGTGCTCTTCACCAGGACG GACCTGTGTGGTGCCCACTCTTGTGACACTCTGGGCATGGCAGATGTTGGCACAGTGTGTGACCCTGAAAGAAGCTGCTCAATTATTGAGGATGATGGACTGCAGGCAGCATTCACTGTGGCACATGAGCTTG GTCACGTCTTCAACATGCCTCATGATGATGCCCAGCTGTGCTCTGGTGTCAATGGTGCCCATTGGGGCTCCCACATGATGGCTTCCACACTTTCCAACCTGGACCAACAGCAGCCTTGGTCCCCTTGCTCCGCCCTCATGGTCACTACCTTCTTAGACAATGGCCATGGACAGTGCCTACTGGATAAGCCCGTCAAACCTCAGCTTCTACCCCAGTCCCTGCCCGGCACAGTCTATGATGCAGACCATCAGTGTCGTCTCACCTTTGGCGAAGACTCCCAGCATTGCCCAGACCTCAGCACCACGTGTGCAGCTTTGTGGTGCACTGTTACGACATCCAATGGCTTGCTGGTGTGTCAGACCAAGAACTTCCCCTGGGCTGATGGTACCTCATGTGGGGCTGATAGCTACTGCCTGGCTGGACGGTGTCTCACTAAGAGCGAAGCTGCCAAACACCAG ACTCCTGTAAATGGTGGCTGGGGAGTGTGGGGTCTCTGGGGCGACTGCTCTCGCACCTGTGGTGGAGGTGTGCAGTATTCCTTCCGGTCCTGTGACAACCCTTTACCCAAGAATGGAGGAAAGTACTGTGAGGGCAAGAGGATCCAGTACCGATCCTGTAACACAGCAGCTTGCCCCGATACTAACG GCCTCTCATTCCGGGAAGAACAGTGCCTGGCCCACAACGACATGTCAGCCCAAGTGTCGCTGGGTTCAGGTGAGGGTGTTGAGTGGGTGCCCAAGTATGCTGGAGTTTCCCCCAAAGACCGCTGCAAGCTGGTTTGCCGGGCCAAAGGGACTGGATACTTTTTTGTTCTCAAACCTAAG GTGGCTGACGGCACACCCTGCAGCCCAGACTCcacttcagtttgtgttcaaGGCCAGTGTGTTAAGGCTGGGTGTGATCGTGTCATTGGCTCTAACCGACGCTTTGAtaagtgtggtgtgtgtggcGGAGATGGCTCTACCTGCAAGAAAGTGACAGGCGCTCTGGATCGTGCCAG gCCTGGTTACCAGGATGTTGTTACTATCCCCGCTGGTGCCACCCACCTAGATGTTAAGCAACGTTCCCCAGGCAGTGGTCATCAAGACAACAGCTATTTGGCAGTGCGCCGCCAGGATGGAACCTATTTGTTAAATGGTGATTATAAACTGATGACCCTGGAGACAGACATCGCCCTGAAAGGAGCACTGTTGCGATACAGTGGCTCCTCTGCCACCCTAGAGCGCCTACGGAGCTTTGCTCCACTCCAAGAGCCTCTTACTATACAGGTGCTATCTGTGGGGGAAGCACCAAGACCCCGGGTTAAATACAGCTACTTTGCACCTAGACCCAACAATGCTGCTTCAGTCCCCAACAACAACGGAGGCCGTTGGCAGTCCATTAATGCTATCCGAGAggtgggtggagcagagtggaccCTGAGGGAATGGGGTCCATGCTCCCAGACCTGTGGAGGAGGTACACAGCAGAGAGAGGTTGTTTGTTTGGATCCCCACGGTCATCCCTCGAGAGATTGTCCAGAGGAATTGCGCCCCTTAGCCTCAAGGTCCTGTGCCTCCCAGCTCTGCCCATCCTGGCTCCTCGGAGAATGGTCAGTGTGCTCCAAGACCTGTGGCAGGGGTTACCGCAAACGCCAACTGCGCTGCATCGGCCGTGACGGGCGCACACTAACCCATGATAGCTGTGAGCCCAAAGACCGGCCCCGACCCCTGCTCGAACTTTGCAACCAGGCTGCCTGTTAA